The Budorcas taxicolor isolate Tak-1 chromosome 2, Takin1.1, whole genome shotgun sequence genome window below encodes:
- the ZNF789 gene encoding zinc finger protein 789: MARIQPHLRGQAMEAMSLPVPWKGLLSFEDVALYFTREEWDTLDWAQKALYRDVMLDNYRHVVSLGFQFPKPEVICQLEQWEEPWILDLQRAGTRKASGSACPDSEARFQTKELTPKENISEDLMLWKMSAVKQKTAKEPSEELRECDEFVDIYGFSLPATGDECCKDFLQSLNLIHSRRAQTRTQQGKYDEYGKPCHHRSRLLRHKRTLTNAKSYECHECGRAFQRQANFVRHQRLHSSENPFECDICGQAFKQKSALIVHKQCHSQKKPYKCHDCGKCFRQMAYLIEHKRIHTKEKPYKCSKCERTFSQNSTLIRHQLIHSGEKPHKCAKCGKAFGRHSTLMSHQQIHSKQNAHKCSECGESFGRNVDLIQHQRIHTKEEFFECRDCGKTFSFKANLHRHEVIHTGERPYRCDKCGKSFSWRTSFIKHQGTHREQVSA, from the exons ATGGCCAGGATCCAGCCCCATCTCAGAGGCCAGGCCATGGAAGCCATGTCCCTGCCAGTCCCATGGAAG GGGCTGCTGTCCTTTGAAGACGTGGCTCTGTACTTCACTAGGGAAGAGTGGGACACGCTGGACTGGGCTCAGAAGGCCCTCTACAGGGACGTGATGCTGGACAACTACAGACACGTTGTCTCCTTGG GATTTCAGTTTCCCAAACCTGAGGTGATCTGTCAGCTGGAACAGTGGGAAGAGCCGTGGATCCTGGATCTGCAGAGAGCGGGGACTAGGAAGGCTTCCGGTAGTGCCTGCCCAG ATTCGGAAGCCAGATTCCAGACGAAAGAGCTCACCCCAAAGGAGAACATTTCTGAAGATTTAATGTTATGGAAGATGTCAGCGGTAAAGCAGAAAACAGCCAAGGAGCCTTCAGAAGAGTTACGTGAATGTGATGAATTTGTGGACATTTACGGATTTTCACTCCCTGCTACTGGTGATGAGTGCTGTAAGGACTTCCTTCAAAGCCTTAACCTTATTCACAGTCGGAGAGCTCAGACAAGGACACAGCAGGGCAAATATGATGAGTATGGAAAACCCTGCCATCACAGATCACGGCTTTTGAGGCACAAGAGAACTCTGACAAACGCAAAATCTTATGAATGCCACGAATGTGGAAGAGCCTTCCAGCGACAGGCAAATTTTGTTCGACATCAAAGACTTCACAGTTCAGAGAATCCCTTTGAGTGTGACATATGTGGGCAGGCTTTCAAACAGAAGTCCGCTCTGATCGTCCACAAACAGTGTCACTCACAAAAAAAGCCATATAAATGTCATGACTGTGGAAAGTGTTTCCGTCAGATGGCGTATCTCATTGAACATAAGAGGATCCATACCAAAGAAAAACCCTATAAGTGCAGCAAATGTGAAAGAACGTTTAGTCAGAATTCAACGCTTATTCGACATCAGTTAATCCACAGTGGAGAGAAACCCCACAAGTGCGCTAAATGTGGAAAAGCCTTTGGCCGGCACTCAACCCTTATGAGCCATCAACAGATTCACAGTAAACAGAATGCCCACAAATGCAGTGAGTGTGGAGAATCCTTTGGTCGGAATGTCGATCTCATTCAGCATCAAAGGATCCACACGAAGGAGGAGTTCTTTGAGTGTAGAGACTGTGGGAAAACCTTTAGCTTTAAGGCAAATCTTCATCGACATGAGGTTATTCACACTGGAGAGAGACCCTACAGGTGTGACAAATGTGGAAAGTCTTTCAGTTGGCGCACAAGCTTTATTAAGCATCAGGGTACCCACAGAGAGCAGGTATCTGCATGA